Proteins co-encoded in one Halorussus lipolyticus genomic window:
- a CDS encoding 5-(carboxyamino)imidazole ribonucleotide synthase, translating to MSDTETLGVVGGGQLGRMLAEAAAPLGVEVVVLDPTPECPASPVARDQIVGEFDDEEGVRELASRADYLTYEIELADPDLLEAVGWEFDVPVHPDPETLRTIQDKLVQKEALREAGIPVPDFRQVDDREDLEAALDEFGYPVMLKAREGGYDGRGNVPIEDEADVGAALAEIEETTDGEGANAMVEEFVDFEREVSVIGAKGAGETATFPLGENVHREEILRETVVPARTDEAVAERAREVAEDVLDLLSGRGVYGIEMFKAPDGEISVNEIAPRPHNSGHYTIEGALTSQFEQHVRGVTGRPLGATDLRSPIAMANILGDIEERQPADLSGDEEILSHPDASYHWYGKHEVYPLRKMGHLTVIGEAESDTEELLRDARDLRDEVTFE from the coding sequence ATGAGCGACACAGAGACGCTTGGCGTCGTCGGCGGCGGACAGCTCGGCCGGATGTTGGCGGAGGCGGCCGCACCCCTCGGCGTCGAAGTCGTGGTCCTCGACCCGACGCCCGAGTGCCCGGCCTCGCCGGTCGCCCGCGACCAAATCGTCGGCGAGTTCGACGACGAGGAGGGCGTTCGGGAGTTGGCCTCGCGCGCGGACTACCTAACGTATGAAATCGAGTTGGCCGACCCCGACCTGCTGGAGGCGGTCGGCTGGGAGTTCGACGTGCCGGTCCACCCCGACCCCGAGACGCTCCGGACGATTCAGGACAAGTTGGTCCAGAAGGAGGCCCTGCGCGAGGCCGGGATTCCGGTGCCCGACTTCCGGCAGGTTGACGACCGCGAGGACTTGGAGGCGGCGCTGGACGAGTTCGGCTATCCGGTCATGCTCAAGGCCCGCGAAGGCGGCTACGACGGCCGGGGGAACGTCCCCATCGAGGACGAGGCGGATGTCGGGGCGGCGCTGGCCGAAATCGAGGAGACCACCGACGGCGAGGGCGCGAACGCGATGGTCGAGGAGTTCGTGGACTTCGAGCGCGAGGTGTCCGTGATTGGCGCGAAGGGAGCGGGTGAGACTGCGACCTTCCCCCTCGGCGAGAACGTCCACCGCGAGGAGATTCTGCGCGAGACGGTGGTTCCGGCCCGGACCGACGAGGCCGTCGCCGAGCGCGCCCGCGAGGTGGCAGAAGACGTGTTGGACCTGCTGTCGGGGCGCGGCGTCTACGGTATCGAGATGTTCAAGGCTCCCGACGGGGAGATTTCGGTCAACGAAATCGCCCCGCGACCCCACAACTCGGGCCACTACACCATCGAGGGCGCGCTGACCTCCCAGTTCGAGCAACACGTTCGCGGCGTGACTGGGCGACCGCTCGGCGCGACCGACCTCCGGAGTCCGATTGCGATGGCGAACATTCTCGGCGACATCGAGGAGCGCCAACCCGCCGACCTCTCGGGCGACGAGGAGATTCTGTCCCATCCCGACGCGAGTTACCACTGGTACGGCAAGCACGAAGTCTATCCCCTGCGGAAGATGGGCCACCTGACCGTAATCGGCGAGGCCGAAAGCGACACCGAAGAACTGCTTCGAGACGCCCGCGACTTGCGCGACGAGGTGACTTTCGAATGA
- the purE gene encoding 5-(carboxyamino)imidazole ribonucleotide mutase gives MSELQQLIDDIRAEAERDRNPEDTPEIGIIMGSDSDLDVMAGSEEGRPGAYDALTELGFEEITDYDDPPEARFTFETYVVSAHRTPELMYAYAETAEDRGLDVIIAGAGGKSADLPNMTASLAYPLPVVGVPVQEKSLPSVVGMPQGAPLVAVDAGKSFNAALSAVQILARQHDDLREELVEYHDDLQAGVADVSRRLHEQGTPGFRSERE, from the coding sequence ATGAGCGAACTTCAGCAACTCATCGACGACATCCGAGCGGAGGCAGAGCGCGACAGAAATCCCGAGGACACTCCCGAAATCGGCATCATCATGGGAAGCGACTCGGACCTCGACGTGATGGCGGGGTCCGAAGAAGGGCGACCCGGAGCCTACGACGCCCTGACCGAACTAGGTTTCGAGGAAATCACCGATTACGACGACCCGCCCGAGGCCCGATTCACCTTCGAGACCTACGTGGTGTCGGCCCACCGGACGCCCGAGTTGATGTACGCCTACGCGGAAACTGCCGAGGACCGCGGCCTCGACGTAATCATCGCGGGCGCTGGCGGGAAGTCCGCCGACCTGCCGAACATGACGGCCTCGCTGGCCTACCCCCTGCCGGTCGTCGGCGTGCCGGTCCAAGAGAAGTCCCTCCCCTCCGTGGTCGGGATGCCACAGGGCGCGCCCCTCGTCGCGGTGGACGCGGGCAAGTCGTTCAACGCCGCGCTATCGGCAGTCCAGATTCTCGCCCGCCAGCACGACGACCTGCGCGAGGAGTTGGTCGAGTACCACGACGACCTGCAAGCGGGCGTGGCCGACGTGTCCCGGCGACTCCACGAACAGGGGACGCCCGGTTTCCGAAGCGAGCGCGAGTGA
- a CDS encoding NADH-quinone oxidoreductase subunit A, with protein MNPWIAIGALALVGLLIPLGMMAVSSLIRPSVPEQGKTTTYESGEVPTGGTRIRFNIQYYMVALLFVVFDIETVLIFPWTVIYRRAVSMEGVGLTGALLPMLIFIGVLVVGLGWAWRNGAVRWVRNPDRSQRSVEQ; from the coding sequence ATGAATCCATGGATAGCTATTGGCGCGCTGGCGCTGGTGGGGCTGTTGATACCGCTCGGGATGATGGCGGTGTCCAGCCTAATCCGGCCCTCCGTGCCCGAACAAGGAAAAACCACCACCTACGAGAGCGGTGAAGTGCCGACGGGCGGCACGCGAATCCGTTTCAACATCCAGTACTACATGGTCGCGTTGCTGTTCGTCGTCTTCGACATCGAGACCGTTCTCATCTTCCCTTGGACGGTTATTTACCGTCGAGCGGTCTCGATGGAGGGCGTCGGCCTGACGGGAGCACTCCTCCCGATGCTGATCTTCATCGGCGTTCTCGTAGTGGGTCTCGGATGGGCGTGGCGCAACGGTGCCGTTCGGTGGGTCCGCAACCCCGACCGTTCCCAACGGAGCGTGGAACAATGA
- a CDS encoding complex I subunit 1/NuoH family protein produces the protein MFVPLQGQAEPLLPETIGKWLFGSNMAIWQEAVAAFIAAFIVGNIMLTMTAVAGPWAKRKITAAFTDRIAVNRVGPAGLLIIAADALRLLSKELIIPDNVDRPAFDLAPLVVASSALLGFGVIPMGHIFGVNLQLADPETGMAYVFAVASIATLGLAMAGYASSNKYSLMGGLRAIAQNIAYEIPLVITAASVVLFTDTLQMSQIVAAQQEPLFTIAGITIPSWFAFVNPFAFILFMVANLAEVGRNPFDIPEAPTEIVAGYQTEYSSVYFVLFYLGEFIHIFLGGAIVATLFLGGPTGPFIPESLNFVWFVVKIWAVFLFTQWARSAVPRVRIDQLIEIGWKGMLVLSFANLVLTAVIVGVML, from the coding sequence ATGTTCGTCCCCCTCCAAGGACAGGCAGAGCCTCTGCTCCCCGAGACAATCGGGAAGTGGCTGTTCGGCTCGAACATGGCCATCTGGCAGGAGGCCGTCGCGGCCTTCATCGCCGCGTTCATCGTCGGCAACATCATGCTGACGATGACCGCCGTCGCTGGCCCGTGGGCCAAGCGGAAGATTACCGCCGCGTTCACCGACCGAATCGCAGTCAACCGGGTCGGTCCCGCCGGCCTCCTCATCATCGCGGCGGACGCGCTTCGACTCCTCTCGAAGGAACTCATCATTCCCGATAACGTCGACCGACCGGCGTTCGACCTCGCTCCTCTCGTGGTCGCGTCGTCGGCGCTGTTGGGCTTCGGAGTCATCCCGATGGGGCACATCTTCGGCGTCAATCTGCAACTGGCCGACCCCGAGACCGGGATGGCCTACGTGTTCGCGGTGGCCTCCATCGCCACGCTGGGACTGGCGATGGCGGGCTACGCGTCGAGTAACAAGTACTCGCTGATGGGCGGTCTGCGTGCGATTGCCCAGAACATCGCCTACGAGATTCCGCTCGTCATCACGGCGGCGTCGGTCGTGCTGTTCACCGACACGCTCCAGATGAGCCAAATCGTGGCGGCCCAGCAGGAACCGCTGTTCACCATCGCGGGCATCACGATTCCGTCGTGGTTCGCGTTCGTGAACCCCTTCGCGTTCATCCTGTTCATGGTGGCGAACCTCGCGGAAGTCGGTCGGAACCCCTTCGACATCCCCGAAGCCCCGACCGAAATCGTCGCCGGATACCAGACCGAGTACTCGTCGGTGTACTTCGTGCTGTTCTACCTCGGCGAGTTCATCCACATCTTCCTCGGTGGGGCCATCGTCGCCACGCTGTTCCTCGGCGGCCCGACCGGTCCCTTCATTCCCGAGTCGCTCAACTTCGTCTGGTTCGTCGTCAAGATTTGGGCGGTCTTCCTGTTCACGCAGTGGGCGCGGTCGGCAGTTCCCCGCGTCCGTATCGACCAACTCATCGAGATCGGCTGGAAGGGCATGCTCGTGTTGAGCTTCGCTAACCTCGTCCTGACGGCCGTCATCGTTGGGGTGATGCTCTAA